A single Brachybacterium sillae DNA region contains:
- the ftsW gene encoding putative lipid II flippase FtsW, producing MTTHQPARGSTRVLRPHDTGALADVPARVRSGLAGWLRSPALDFAALLVIGTLLISIGVVMVFSSAAVISIAKGESPYTGLISQGRFALIGLPLLAVAAMTPPAWYRRSAWVLLGIGLALQMLVHTPLGTGAYGNRNWILIGGMTFQPSEVLKLALAVWLGAILAGKRHRLHRTLEVLLPVVPVVMLALGLVVLGNDLGTTMVMCMLVAGALWVAGVPRRWFVVGGGLGGLAVAALVLVSGNRMARIGNWLHGTCEGDSCLQTDRGLQALAEGGWWGVGLGESRQKWGLLPAAQDDFIFAIIGEELGLVGTLGLLTLFVLLALVMLRMISRVRDPFVQITVGGVCAWLLGQAFVNMMVVTGLLPVLGVPLPFISSGGSALLASMLALGMLLSFARHEPGAKEAIGARLGTVKRTSAVHAAPAPRTSRTAPRVSGRAAGRTAGRTSGRASGRPSRSTPVARTDSRTASRTSRRSRR from the coding sequence ATGACCACGCACCAGCCGGCGCGGGGCAGCACCCGCGTGCTGCGTCCGCACGACACCGGAGCGTTGGCCGATGTCCCCGCCCGGGTGCGGTCGGGACTCGCCGGCTGGCTGCGCTCCCCGGCGCTGGACTTCGCCGCCCTGCTGGTGATCGGCACCCTCCTGATCAGCATCGGCGTGGTGATGGTCTTCTCCAGTGCCGCCGTGATCAGCATCGCCAAGGGGGAGTCGCCCTACACCGGGCTGATCTCCCAGGGGCGCTTCGCCCTGATCGGCCTGCCGCTGCTGGCTGTCGCGGCGATGACCCCGCCTGCGTGGTACCGCCGCAGTGCCTGGGTACTGCTCGGCATCGGTCTCGCGCTGCAGATGCTCGTGCACACCCCGCTGGGCACCGGTGCGTACGGCAACCGCAACTGGATCCTCATCGGCGGCATGACCTTCCAGCCGTCGGAGGTGCTGAAGCTCGCCCTGGCGGTGTGGCTGGGGGCGATCCTCGCGGGGAAGCGGCACCGACTGCACCGCACCCTCGAGGTGCTGCTTCCCGTGGTTCCGGTGGTCATGCTCGCCCTCGGCCTGGTGGTGCTCGGCAACGACCTCGGCACCACCATGGTCATGTGCATGCTGGTGGCGGGTGCTCTGTGGGTGGCCGGTGTGCCGCGCCGCTGGTTCGTCGTCGGCGGCGGCCTCGGAGGGCTCGCCGTCGCCGCGCTTGTGCTGGTCTCCGGCAACCGCATGGCCCGCATCGGCAACTGGCTCCACGGCACCTGCGAGGGGGACTCCTGCCTGCAGACCGACCGTGGCCTCCAGGCCCTCGCCGAGGGAGGCTGGTGGGGCGTGGGTCTCGGGGAGTCCCGCCAGAAGTGGGGTCTGCTGCCCGCTGCACAGGACGATTTCATCTTCGCGATCATCGGGGAAGAGCTGGGACTGGTCGGCACCCTCGGTCTGCTGACGCTGTTCGTCCTGCTCGCCCTGGTGATGCTCCGGATGATCTCCCGGGTGCGGGACCCCTTCGTCCAGATCACCGTGGGCGGGGTGTGCGCCTGGCTGCTGGGCCAGGCCTTCGTCAACATGATGGTGGTGACGGGCCTGCTGCCGGTGCTGGGGGTGCCGCTGCCGTTCATCTCCTCCGGCGGCTCCGCGCTGCTCGCCTCGATGCTGGCGCTGGGCATGCTGCTGTCCTTCGCGCGGCACGAGCCCGGGGCGAAAGAGGCCATCGGGGCCCGCCTGGGCACCGTCAAGCGCACCTCCGCCGTCCACGCCGCCCCCGCGCCGCGGACCTCCCGCACCGCCCCCCGGGTCTCCGGTCGCGCCGCGGGCCGCACGGCGGGTCGCACGTCGGGTCGCGCATCCGGTCGTCCCTCGCGGAGCACACCCGTCGCCCGGACGGACTCCCGGACCGCGTCCCGCACCTCTCGAAGGAGCCGTCGATGA
- the murG gene encoding undecaprenyldiphospho-muramoylpentapeptide beta-N-acetylglucosaminyltransferase, with translation MTVPSASGPTPLTTGTAPVRVLLAGGGTAGHVNPLLATARALRAEAPDTEITVLGTAEGLEADLVPAAGFALETIEKVPFPRRPNTAALRFPSRFTRTITRTARLMRERRIDAVAGFGGYVCPPAYLAAARTGIPLIVHEANRRPGLANRLGARRARAVLTALPGTPLPRAQRLGMPMREGIAHLDRATRRDDAVRELGLDPSRPVLLVTGGSLGAQRLNAAVAQAADDLLAVGAQVVHVTGRGKADITERPGYRVLEYVRAMEDVYAAADLAVTRSGAGTVSELTVVGLPAVLVPLPIGNGEQALNGAEVVAAGGALMVPDGEFTADTVRDLVLPLLLDAERREAMSRASRTFGVPDAAERLARIILAAAQGDRASVAS, from the coding sequence ATGACCGTCCCCTCCGCCTCCGGACCCACCCCGCTCACCACCGGCACCGCGCCGGTTCGGGTGCTGCTGGCCGGGGGCGGCACCGCCGGTCACGTGAACCCGCTGCTGGCCACCGCCCGCGCCCTGCGCGCCGAGGCCCCCGACACCGAGATCACCGTGCTCGGCACCGCCGAGGGCCTCGAGGCCGATCTGGTGCCCGCCGCCGGGTTCGCGCTCGAGACCATCGAGAAGGTGCCGTTCCCGCGTCGTCCGAACACCGCCGCCCTGCGTTTCCCCTCCCGCTTCACCCGCACCATCACCCGCACCGCCCGGTTGATGCGGGAGCGCCGGATCGATGCCGTCGCCGGGTTCGGCGGCTACGTGTGCCCGCCCGCATACCTCGCGGCCGCCCGCACCGGCATCCCGCTGATCGTCCACGAGGCCAACCGGCGCCCCGGGCTCGCCAACCGCCTCGGCGCCCGCCGCGCCCGCGCCGTCCTCACCGCCCTGCCCGGCACCCCGCTGCCGCGCGCCCAGCGTCTGGGGATGCCGATGCGCGAGGGCATCGCCCACCTGGATCGCGCCACCCGCCGCGACGACGCCGTGCGGGAGCTCGGCCTCGACCCCTCCCGCCCGGTGCTGCTGGTCACCGGTGGCAGCCTCGGCGCCCAGCGGCTCAACGCCGCCGTCGCCCAGGCCGCCGACGATCTCCTCGCCGTCGGCGCCCAGGTGGTGCACGTGACCGGTCGCGGCAAAGCCGACATCACCGAACGCCCCGGCTACCGGGTGCTGGAGTACGTGCGCGCCATGGAGGACGTCTACGCCGCTGCCGATCTCGCCGTGACCCGCTCCGGTGCCGGCACCGTCAGCGAGCTCACCGTCGTCGGCCTGCCCGCGGTGCTGGTGCCGTTGCCGATCGGCAACGGCGAGCAGGCCCTCAACGGGGCCGAGGTGGTCGCCGCCGGGGGCGCCCTGATGGTGCCCGACGGTGAGTTCACCGCCGACACCGTGCGTGATCTGGTGCTGCCGCTGCTGCTGGACGCCGAGCGCCGCGAGGCCATGTCACGGGCTTCCCGGACCTTCGGGGTGCCCGATGCCGCCGAGCGCCTGGCACGGATCATCCTGGCGGCCGCCCAGGGCGACCGCGCTAGCGTGGCGTCATGA
- a CDS encoding UDP-N-acetylmuramoyl-tripeptide--D-alanyl-D-alanine ligase — translation MLTMTAQEVAATTGGRLVGGATGQERVTGRAVVDSRQVATGDLFAAFDGEHVDGHDYAQRAVDAGAALVLLTRDVGVPGVLVEDAEVALADLARGQLERARASCPELVVVAVTGSAGKTGTKDLLGQLFERLRPTIAPPGSHNNELGLPLTVLGLTEETRCLVLEMGARGIGHIRYLTDIARPDIALVLNVGSAHLGEFGSPEAIAQAKGEIIEALTSQGRAVLNADDPRVAAMAPRTSAPVVTWGQGPADVRVHDLTLDEAARARFTLVIPEGLTRLDGGAIPAGELPITLRLLGEHQAFNAVAAATAALLAGVGPEDVAEVLRTAEPLSGQRMETHELPGGITVVNDAYNANPESMRLALRTLAHLGRHRRTIAVLGEMRELGADSIRLHDETGRLVVRLNIDHLIAVGEGARPIHQGAGLEGSFGGESEYVATVEEALAVLQRFVRPGDVVLLKSSRDSGLRELGDRLVQALQADTTRDTTEETEDRTA, via the coding sequence ATGCTGACGATGACCGCGCAGGAGGTGGCCGCGACGACCGGGGGGCGCCTCGTCGGCGGAGCCACCGGGCAGGAGCGCGTCACCGGTCGGGCCGTGGTCGACTCCCGGCAGGTCGCGACCGGGGATCTGTTCGCCGCCTTCGACGGGGAGCACGTCGACGGTCATGACTACGCCCAGCGGGCCGTCGATGCCGGTGCCGCCCTGGTGCTGCTCACCCGCGATGTCGGCGTGCCGGGAGTGCTGGTGGAGGATGCCGAGGTCGCCCTCGCCGACCTCGCCCGCGGGCAGCTGGAGCGGGCCCGCGCCAGCTGCCCCGAGCTGGTCGTCGTCGCCGTCACCGGGTCCGCCGGCAAGACCGGCACCAAGGACCTTCTGGGGCAGCTGTTCGAGCGTCTCAGGCCGACCATCGCCCCGCCGGGAAGTCACAACAACGAACTCGGTCTGCCACTGACGGTGCTCGGGCTCACCGAGGAGACCCGCTGCCTGGTGCTCGAGATGGGTGCCCGCGGCATCGGCCACATCCGCTACCTGACGGACATCGCCCGGCCGGACATCGCCCTGGTGCTGAACGTCGGCTCCGCCCACCTGGGGGAGTTCGGCAGCCCCGAGGCGATCGCCCAGGCCAAGGGCGAGATCATCGAGGCCCTCACGTCGCAGGGCCGGGCGGTGCTGAACGCCGACGATCCGCGGGTCGCGGCGATGGCCCCCCGCACCTCCGCGCCCGTGGTCACCTGGGGCCAGGGGCCGGCGGATGTGCGGGTGCACGACCTCACCCTCGATGAGGCCGCCCGAGCCCGCTTCACCCTCGTGATCCCCGAGGGACTCACCCGCCTCGACGGCGGCGCGATCCCCGCCGGGGAGCTCCCCATCACCCTGCGCCTGCTGGGGGAGCACCAGGCGTTCAACGCCGTGGCCGCTGCCACTGCCGCGCTGCTCGCGGGGGTCGGCCCCGAGGACGTCGCCGAGGTGCTGCGCACCGCCGAGCCGCTCTCCGGGCAGCGGATGGAGACCCATGAGCTCCCCGGTGGCATCACCGTCGTCAACGACGCCTACAACGCCAACCCCGAATCGATGCGACTGGCCCTGCGCACCCTCGCGCACCTGGGCCGCCATCGCCGCACCATCGCGGTGCTGGGAGAGATGCGTGAGCTCGGAGCGGACTCGATCCGCCTGCACGACGAGACCGGCCGTCTGGTCGTGCGGCTGAACATCGACCATCTGATCGCCGTGGGTGAGGGTGCCCGGCCGATCCACCAGGGTGCCGGCCTGGAGGGCAGTTTCGGCGGAGAGTCCGAGTATGTGGCGACCGTGGAGGAGGCCCTCGCTGTGCTACAACGGTTCGTGCGGCCCGGCGACGTGGTGCTGCTGAAGTCGTCCCGCGACTCCGGTCTGCGCGAGCTGGGCGACCGGCTCGTGCAGGCACTGCAGGCCGACACGACGCGCGATACCACGGAGGAGACGGAGGACCGCACCGCATGA
- a CDS encoding septum formation initiator family protein — translation MVSITATARPLRSPRPASPASTRPRLTVVSRPRPRLSTVPFAILCTAILLASLLSVLVLNVQMSDTSYRITRLQAQSQRLAEEEQALVEQNRHLDTPQELEKRARALGMVPVGEPAYIDLATGEVVGGEGAAATDPAGVQAPPAPMPAVPGPGTPYRGLGGEGL, via the coding sequence ATGGTCAGCATCACCGCCACCGCTCGGCCGCTGCGCTCACCCCGCCCGGCCAGTCCGGCGTCCACGCGCCCTCGGCTCACCGTCGTCAGCCGCCCTCGGCCGCGTCTGTCGACCGTGCCGTTCGCGATCCTGTGCACCGCGATCCTGCTGGCCTCCCTGCTGTCGGTGCTGGTGCTGAACGTCCAGATGTCCGACACCAGCTACCGCATCACTCGCCTGCAGGCCCAGTCCCAGCGTCTGGCCGAGGAGGAGCAGGCACTGGTGGAACAGAACCGCCATCTCGACACGCCGCAGGAGCTCGAGAAGCGCGCCCGCGCCCTCGGTATGGTGCCCGTGGGCGAGCCCGCCTACATCGATCTGGCGACCGGTGAGGTCGTCGGCGGTGAGGGCGCCGCGGCCACCGACCCGGCGGGCGTCCAGGCGCCCCCGGCGCCGATGCCGGCGGTCCCCGGCCCCGGCACGCCCTACCGAGGTCTCGGCGGCGAAGGACTCTGA
- a CDS encoding peptidoglycan D,D-transpeptidase FtsI family protein — protein MASSSRIPPPRVGEPTVRHRFLVVVILLASLALSTRLLWVQGLNSRALAAEARESRTVERTIPALRGDILDRDGKVLAASVERYDLWVDQRQVDEYRAKDEDARPEEKGVKGAARTLAPVLGMTPAEAEKKLSGTRGFVYLSKGVDPAVRDATMALRIPGVGSDRVAQRTYPSGEVAGNVLGFVSGDGEPLAGTEIAYDDVLRGENGRISYERGAGGQIIPTAPQATQRAVDGRTVELTIDQDLQWRTQQILAQTVDRWGGSGGSAVVMNARTGEVLALADYPTYDPNAPGRTDAKYRGNQSLSNVFEPGSTGKLFTMAAAIEEGTVSPTSQYTIPSTMTFDGQRIKDSHAHEVQKLTLAGVLAQSSNVGTVQVSQTLDDRTRYEYLRRFGLGQRTGVGLPGESAGILHAPEDWDPRMRFTTSFGQGYSVNALQMVSAVSTFANDGVRVQPSLVRGVMDESGTLRPLGEPTRTRVVSSQTAATMVQLMDNNIVDDGKHNGNIPHYAVGGKSGTAQVPDGTYTASFIGIAPADDPELVTGVFIYGLTSFISGTTAAAPAFSEVMGYALQNQGVAPTGRPGRDLEDEW, from the coding sequence ATGGCGAGCTCATCGCGCATCCCCCCACCCCGCGTCGGGGAGCCCACCGTGCGCCACCGCTTCCTGGTGGTCGTCATCCTGCTGGCCTCGCTGGCGCTGAGCACACGTCTGCTCTGGGTCCAGGGGCTCAATTCCCGTGCTCTCGCCGCAGAGGCGCGGGAATCCCGCACCGTCGAGCGGACCATCCCCGCGCTGCGCGGGGACATCCTCGACCGTGATGGGAAGGTCCTCGCCGCCTCCGTCGAACGGTATGACCTGTGGGTCGACCAGCGGCAGGTCGACGAGTACCGTGCGAAGGACGAGGACGCCCGGCCCGAGGAGAAGGGCGTCAAGGGTGCTGCGCGCACCCTCGCCCCCGTTCTCGGCATGACTCCCGCCGAAGCGGAGAAGAAACTCTCCGGTACGCGGGGCTTCGTGTACCTGTCCAAGGGCGTCGACCCCGCCGTCCGCGACGCCACCATGGCTCTGCGCATCCCCGGGGTCGGCTCCGACCGTGTCGCCCAGCGCACCTATCCCTCCGGGGAGGTCGCCGGAAACGTCCTCGGCTTCGTCAGCGGCGACGGGGAGCCCCTGGCCGGCACTGAGATCGCCTACGACGACGTCCTGCGCGGTGAGAACGGCCGGATCAGCTACGAGCGCGGCGCGGGCGGCCAGATCATCCCCACTGCCCCCCAGGCCACCCAGCGTGCCGTCGACGGTCGCACCGTCGAGCTGACGATTGACCAGGACCTGCAGTGGCGCACCCAGCAGATCCTGGCGCAGACCGTCGACAGGTGGGGCGGCAGCGGGGGCAGCGCCGTGGTGATGAACGCCCGCACCGGCGAGGTGCTGGCTCTCGCCGACTACCCCACCTACGATCCCAACGCCCCGGGGCGCACGGACGCGAAGTACCGCGGCAACCAGTCACTGTCGAACGTCTTCGAGCCCGGTTCCACCGGCAAGCTGTTCACCATGGCCGCGGCGATCGAGGAGGGCACGGTCAGCCCCACCTCCCAGTACACGATTCCGTCCACGATGACCTTCGACGGGCAGCGGATCAAGGACTCCCACGCCCACGAGGTGCAGAAGCTGACCCTCGCTGGAGTGTTGGCGCAGAGCTCCAACGTGGGCACGGTGCAGGTCTCGCAGACTCTCGACGACCGCACCCGCTACGAGTACCTGCGCCGGTTCGGTCTCGGCCAGCGCACCGGGGTGGGTCTGCCCGGTGAATCCGCCGGCATCCTCCACGCGCCCGAGGACTGGGACCCGCGCATGCGGTTCACCACCAGCTTCGGGCAGGGCTACTCCGTCAACGCGCTGCAGATGGTCTCCGCCGTGAGCACCTTCGCCAACGACGGGGTGCGGGTGCAGCCCTCCCTGGTGCGTGGCGTGATGGATGAGAGCGGCACCCTGCGGCCGCTCGGGGAGCCGACGCGCACCCGGGTGGTGTCCTCCCAGACCGCCGCCACGATGGTGCAGCTGATGGACAACAACATCGTCGACGACGGCAAGCACAACGGGAACATCCCGCACTACGCCGTCGGTGGGAAGTCCGGCACCGCCCAGGTGCCCGACGGCACCTACACCGCGTCCTTCATCGGGATCGCTCCGGCCGACGACCCCGAACTGGTGACCGGGGTGTTCATCTACGGCCTGACCAGCTTCATCTCCGGCACCACCGCCGCTGCCCCGGCGTTCTCCGAGGTCATGGGCTACGCCCTGCAGAACCAGGGGGTGGCCCCGACGGGCCGGCCCGGTCGCGACCTGGAGGATGAGTGGTGA
- the mraY gene encoding phospho-N-acetylmuramoyl-pentapeptide-transferase — protein sequence MIAIMVAGGVALVLSILGTPAYIRLLVHKGYGQFIRDDGPTSHATKRGTPTMGGVAIILATLLAYAITHLVTWSAPTISGALVLFLMAGLGLVGFLDDYLKISHQRSLGLRPRAKLIGQFLVATLFAVLALLAPDAQGHTSASTRISFVRDIPWLDLAAAGTVLGVLLFAMWANFLVAAWSNGVNLTDGLDGLASGATIIFTTTYVLICFWQWRQSCDTVGGAPGCYTVRDPLDIAVICAAVAGACIGFLWWNTSPAKIFMGDTGSLALGGALAGITIVSRTELLGAIIGGLFVIISLSVIIQVASFKTTGKRVFRMAPLQHHFELLGWNEVTIVVRFWIVAGILAGLGLGLFYLDALAQVVR from the coding sequence ATGATCGCGATCATGGTGGCGGGGGGCGTTGCCCTCGTCCTGTCCATCCTCGGTACCCCGGCATACATCCGTCTGCTGGTGCACAAGGGGTACGGGCAGTTCATCCGGGACGACGGCCCCACCAGCCACGCCACCAAGCGGGGCACCCCCACCATGGGCGGTGTCGCGATCATCCTCGCGACCCTGCTCGCCTACGCGATTACCCACCTCGTCACCTGGAGCGCCCCCACCATCTCCGGGGCACTGGTGCTGTTCCTCATGGCCGGGTTGGGGCTGGTCGGATTCCTCGACGACTACCTGAAGATCTCCCATCAGCGCAGTCTCGGGCTGCGCCCCCGGGCCAAGCTGATCGGCCAGTTCCTCGTCGCCACGCTGTTCGCTGTGCTGGCACTGCTCGCGCCCGACGCCCAGGGCCACACGTCCGCCTCCACCCGGATCTCCTTCGTGCGGGACATCCCGTGGCTCGACCTCGCCGCCGCCGGCACCGTGCTGGGTGTGCTGCTGTTCGCCATGTGGGCGAACTTCCTGGTCGCCGCCTGGTCCAACGGTGTGAACCTCACTGACGGACTCGACGGCCTCGCCTCCGGCGCCACCATCATCTTCACCACCACCTACGTGCTGATCTGCTTCTGGCAGTGGCGCCAGAGCTGCGACACCGTCGGCGGCGCCCCCGGCTGCTACACCGTGCGCGACCCGCTGGACATCGCCGTGATCTGCGCGGCCGTGGCGGGCGCCTGCATCGGGTTCCTGTGGTGGAACACCTCCCCGGCGAAGATCTTCATGGGGGACACCGGTTCCCTCGCCCTGGGGGGCGCCCTCGCCGGGATCACCATCGTCTCGCGCACCGAGCTGCTCGGCGCGATCATCGGCGGACTGTTCGTGATCATCTCGCTGTCCGTGATCATCCAGGTCGCGAGCTTCAAGACCACCGGGAAGCGCGTGTTCCGCATGGCACCGCTGCAGCACCACTTCGAACTGCTCGGCTGGAACGAGGTCACCATCGTGGTGCGGTTCTGGATCGTCGCCGGCATCCTCGCCGGTCTCGGTCTGGGCCTGTTCTACCTCGACGCGCTGGCGCAGGTGGTGCGGTGA
- a CDS encoding UDP-N-acetylmuramoyl-L-alanyl-D-glutamate--2,6-diaminopimelate ligase, with translation MTGVVIEDPARPEVVSGLPLADLLAQLGPAVRVSAAAAGQGRSLDAVQLQGITLDSRAARAGDLWCALPGARTHGARFAQQAADGGAVAALTDPAGQEDCERAGLATLVVEDPRAVMATAAALILGRPAERLRMIGVTGTNGKTSVTTMLHRTLLELGRPSGVIGTSGTFFRDTDGHDHRIATVRTTPESPELHGLLARMAEDGVDTCAMEVSSHALVLHRADEVVFEAAAFTNLTQDHLDFHPSMEDYFQAKASLFLPGRCRHAVICTDDDYGTRLAAMAQERGIPTVTYATLPGRPADHRAEAITFDGFGSRFVLAGPAGARPELRSALPGRHYVANTIAVALLLDAVGIAPSEAADALGRAATVPGRMELVSRAPVRGVVDYSHTEDSLQQALSTLRSLPDVQRILVVMGAGGDRDRTKRPHMGAVAAAGADVVIVTDDNPRSEDPARIRAEVLGGIPADTGAEVLDVGGRREAIDRAAHLARPGDLVLVAGKGAETGQDIGGQVLPFDDRVELRRALAARHPAQDDTTPQEAEEC, from the coding sequence GTGACCGGCGTCGTGATCGAGGACCCCGCCCGCCCCGAGGTCGTCTCCGGGCTGCCCCTCGCCGATCTGCTCGCGCAGCTCGGTCCCGCCGTGCGGGTGAGCGCTGCCGCGGCGGGGCAGGGTCGCAGCCTGGATGCCGTGCAGCTGCAGGGGATCACCCTCGACTCCCGTGCCGCACGCGCCGGGGACCTGTGGTGCGCCCTGCCCGGCGCCCGCACGCACGGGGCCCGATTCGCCCAGCAGGCCGCCGACGGGGGAGCGGTCGCCGCCCTCACCGATCCGGCCGGCCAGGAGGACTGCGAGCGCGCCGGGCTGGCCACCCTGGTGGTGGAGGACCCCCGGGCGGTGATGGCCACCGCCGCCGCTCTCATCCTGGGTCGTCCCGCCGAGCGCCTGCGGATGATCGGCGTCACCGGGACCAACGGCAAGACGTCCGTCACCACGATGCTCCACCGCACCCTGCTGGAGCTCGGTCGCCCCAGCGGTGTGATCGGCACCAGCGGCACCTTCTTCCGTGACACCGACGGTCACGACCACCGCATCGCGACCGTGCGCACCACTCCGGAATCACCGGAGTTGCACGGCCTGCTCGCCCGCATGGCCGAGGACGGGGTCGACACCTGCGCGATGGAGGTCTCCAGCCACGCCCTGGTGCTGCACCGCGCCGACGAGGTGGTGTTCGAGGCCGCCGCCTTCACCAACCTCACCCAGGACCACCTGGACTTCCATCCCTCGATGGAGGACTACTTCCAGGCCAAGGCCTCCCTGTTCCTGCCGGGCCGCTGCCGCCATGCCGTGATCTGCACCGACGACGACTACGGCACCCGCCTGGCCGCCATGGCGCAGGAACGCGGCATCCCCACCGTCACCTACGCGACCCTGCCGGGGCGCCCGGCCGACCATCGCGCGGAGGCGATCACCTTCGACGGCTTCGGGTCCCGCTTCGTGCTCGCCGGTCCGGCCGGCGCGCGCCCCGAGCTGCGCAGCGCCCTGCCCGGGCGCCACTACGTCGCCAACACGATCGCCGTGGCGCTGCTGCTCGACGCCGTGGGGATCGCGCCGTCCGAGGCGGCCGACGCACTGGGCCGCGCCGCGACCGTCCCCGGGCGGATGGAACTGGTCTCCCGGGCCCCGGTGCGCGGCGTCGTCGACTACTCCCACACCGAGGACTCCCTGCAGCAGGCCCTGTCGACGCTGCGGTCACTGCCGGACGTGCAGCGGATCCTGGTGGTGATGGGCGCGGGGGGTGACCGCGACCGCACCAAGCGGCCGCACATGGGGGCCGTCGCCGCCGCCGGGGCCGACGTCGTGATCGTCACCGACGACAATCCCCGCAGCGAGGACCCGGCCCGGATCCGCGCCGAGGTCCTCGGCGGGATCCCCGCCGACACCGGTGCCGAGGTGCTGGACGTCGGTGGCCGACGCGAGGCCATCGACCGGGCCGCGCATCTCGCCCGCCCCGGGGACCTGGTGCTGGTCGCCGGGAAGGGCGCCGAGACCGGCCAGGACATCGGCGGACAGGTGCTGCCCTTCGACGACCGCGTCGAACTGCGGCGTGCACTCGCGGCCCGCCATCCCGCCCAGGACGACACCACCCCTCAGGAGGCCGAGGAATGCTGA
- the murD gene encoding UDP-N-acetylmuramoyl-L-alanine--D-glutamate ligase — translation MDVSGLTILVTGFGVSGYAVADQTMQRGAHVVVVDSSTTDATRERARILENLGVDVRLGLEHTQCLPPDVQPDLVVTSPGWRPDQPLLAQAAHRGIPVWSEIELARRMQPADGPAWLAVTGTNGKTTTVTMLESILRAAGLRAVACGNVGLPLIEAALDPIGYEVLAVELSSFQLHWTDHVLAQSAAVLNISEDHLDWHGGLEEYAAAKGRIYEGVERACVYTVADERTRRLVEEADVREGARAIGLTLGAPGLSELGVVEDLLVDRAFVEDRRRTAAELARLEDLAHLGAHGAPPHVVLDALAAAALARSHGVEPAAVQAGLRAYRPGRHRAEVVARIDGVAYVDDSKATNPDSALASLRGVQSAVWIAGGLTKDADVDELVALCADRLRAVVLIGRDPGPFREALARHAPDVPVLRPSGGETDRDADRATYMRETVTLARSLASEGDVVLLAPAAASMDQFTDYGQRGDLFAAAVRELAGGDGP, via the coding sequence ATGGATGTCTCCGGGCTGACGATCCTGGTGACCGGGTTCGGGGTCTCCGGGTACGCGGTCGCCGACCAGACCATGCAGCGCGGGGCCCACGTGGTCGTCGTCGATTCCAGCACCACCGACGCCACCCGCGAGCGCGCCCGGATCCTGGAGAACCTCGGCGTGGACGTCCGTCTGGGGCTGGAGCACACACAGTGCCTGCCCCCCGACGTGCAGCCGGATCTCGTCGTGACCTCCCCCGGGTGGCGGCCCGACCAGCCGTTGCTGGCGCAGGCCGCGCACCGCGGTATCCCCGTGTGGAGTGAGATCGAGCTGGCCCGGCGCATGCAGCCGGCGGACGGCCCCGCCTGGCTCGCCGTCACCGGCACCAACGGCAAGACCACCACCGTCACCATGCTCGAGTCGATCCTCCGGGCTGCCGGGTTGCGCGCCGTGGCGTGCGGCAACGTCGGTCTGCCGCTGATCGAGGCGGCTCTCGACCCGATCGGTTACGAGGTCCTCGCGGTGGAGCTGTCCAGCTTCCAGCTGCACTGGACCGACCACGTCCTCGCGCAGTCCGCCGCGGTGCTGAACATCTCCGAGGACCACCTCGACTGGCATGGCGGGCTCGAGGAGTACGCCGCCGCGAAGGGTCGGATCTACGAGGGCGTCGAACGCGCCTGCGTGTACACCGTCGCCGATGAACGCACCCGCCGTCTGGTGGAGGAGGCCGACGTGCGTGAGGGTGCCCGCGCCATCGGCCTCACCCTCGGTGCCCCCGGGTTGTCGGAGCTCGGTGTGGTCGAGGACCTCCTCGTCGACCGGGCGTTCGTCGAGGACCGCCGACGCACCGCCGCGGAACTCGCCCGCCTGGAGGACCTCGCGCATCTGGGCGCCCACGGTGCCCCGCCGCACGTGGTGCTCGATGCCCTCGCCGCCGCCGCCCTCGCCCGCTCCCACGGGGTCGAACCCGCCGCCGTCCAGGCCGGCCTGCGCGCCTACCGCCCCGGCCGCCACCGCGCCGAGGTGGTCGCCCGGATCGACGGGGTCGCCTACGTCGACGACTCCAAGGCCACCAACCCCGATTCCGCGCTCGCCTCCCTCCGGGGAGTGCAGAGCGCCGTATGGATCGCCGGGGGGCTCACCAAGGACGCCGACGTCGACGAGCTCGTCGCTCTCTGCGCCGACCGCCTGCGCGCCGTGGTGCTCATCGGCCGTGATCCCGGTCCCTTCCGCGAGGCCCTCGCCCGACACGCGCCCGACGTCCCCGTCCTGCGCCCCTCGGGAGGCGAGACTGACCGGGACGCGGACCGCGCCACCTACATGCGTGAGACGGTCACCCTGGCCCGGTCGCTGGCCAGCGAGGGTGATGTCGTGCTGCTGGCCCCTGCGGCCGCGTCGATGGACCAGTTCACGGATTACGGGCAGCGCGGCGATCTCTTCGCCGCCGCGGTCCGGGAGCTCGCAGGGGGAGACGGGCCATGA